From a single Bacteroidota bacterium genomic region:
- the rbfA gene encoding 30S ribosome-binding factor RbfA yields MSHRTQKVASLIKQEIGKLFTNEFADLSPNMITVTQVRMSDDLSVAKVFLSVWGRIEDVDLTFIRLEERKKDIRYELAKSIKNHFRVIPELIFRKDDSQEYSQKIEALFKKIHEEEQNRHS; encoded by the coding sequence ATGTCTCACCGTACTCAAAAAGTAGCCAGCCTGATCAAACAGGAAATCGGAAAACTCTTTACCAATGAGTTTGCCGACCTTTCACCCAATATGATCACCGTCACCCAGGTACGAATGTCTGATGATTTATCGGTTGCAAAAGTGTTTCTGAGTGTCTGGGGTCGTATTGAGGATGTGGATCTGACCTTTATCAGACTGGAAGAAAGAAAAAAAGACATCCGGTACGAACTCGCCAAATCGATTAAAAACCACTTCAGAGTAATTCCTGAACTGATTTTCAGAAAGGATGACTCGCAGGAGTACTCACAAAAAATCGAGGCACTCTTCAAAAAGATACATGAAGAGGAGCAGAACCGGCATTCATGA
- the truB gene encoding tRNA pseudouridine(55) synthase TruB: MGFSNWPDGWFLVDKPAGWTSFDVVNKLRRALRVKKAGHAGTLDPAATGLLILATGKNTRQIETVQGLDKTYTGTITLGQTSATYDQEGALTPSGDPGTVSDQQIRDQIESAFTGTIHQVPPMFSALKRDGKKLYELARQGKTITLEARPVQISRFDWTRPVPEQIHFAITCSKGTYIRSIAHDLGSALGCGGYLSDLRRTAIGPYQISEALDIETIIARFRQVAGEEIPT, translated from the coding sequence ATGGGTTTTTCCAACTGGCCCGATGGCTGGTTTCTGGTCGATAAACCTGCCGGCTGGACGTCTTTTGATGTCGTCAATAAGCTCAGGCGTGCTCTGAGGGTCAAAAAGGCCGGTCATGCGGGCACTCTGGATCCGGCGGCTACTGGTCTGCTGATTCTTGCCACAGGAAAAAACACACGTCAGATCGAAACCGTTCAGGGATTGGATAAAACCTACACCGGTACCATCACGCTCGGTCAGACATCGGCTACTTACGATCAGGAGGGAGCACTGACTCCGTCTGGAGACCCCGGTACCGTTTCAGACCAGCAGATCCGGGATCAAATCGAATCGGCGTTCACGGGTACGATTCATCAGGTTCCTCCCATGTTCAGTGCACTCAAGCGGGATGGGAAAAAACTTTATGAACTGGCCCGCCAGGGAAAAACGATCACCTTAGAAGCAAGACCTGTTCAGATATCCCGATTTGACTGGACCCGGCCCGTACCTGAACAGATTCACTTTGCCATCACCTGCTCCAAAGGAACTTACATCCGGTCCATCGCCCACGATCTGGGGTCTGCTCTCGGGTGTGGCGGTTATCTTTCTGATTTACGGAGAACTGCCATTGGTCCTTACCAGATCAGTGAGGCACTTGATATTGAAACAATCATTGCCCGGTTCCGGCAGGTGGCAGGAGAAGAAATTCCCACATGA